The genomic segment TATATAAAGAGCTCTATAGATTACTTTGTCAATTTCAATACATATAAATATTCGTGAACACAGATTTAGTCTGGACACTTACATGTTTGTTGCTGGGCAGCCTTGGTCTAATCCAGTTGTGCGATCATATCTCAAGGCCTGGGGAGGAGGCGATTTATGGAGGCAACACCGGAGGTTTGTCAGGAGGAAGAGGCACCTGACTGACTGGGCCGTGGGCAGATGATATAGGCTAGCCTAGCCTATCTGTAGAGCGGCTTCTGAAAGTGACGCGCTGTCGGGGCAAGGAAACCACACCACACCGATAAAGGGACTAATGTCAcacctgagacagagagagaatcagggAATGCCAATGTAAATTGTGGTTGACATATCACATGCGGACTGTTTCTTTCCACACTTTATACCAGGTAACAAAAAATATGTGcatcatgtgtgtgttctctcatTCCTCACACAAGACACCAGAACCAAGGCTGATACACCAGACAATCTGTGCAGTCAACAAACCATGAATCTATCTAGATTGTATATTTCAGAGGATTATGCATGGGGACAAATTACTTATGACATGATTTCATATAGTGATTTCTGCTTTCAAACTGTAGctaatactgtatgtactgatAACAAGTCTAACTGACCAGGAGACTGAGGCTGATACTGGAGTCTGTAAGAAATCCAATCATATCCTGAGCGCAGCAAGCATTGGGAAGCTTAACGTTATGTCGTACGTTTCGATCATTCAGCACAAGGTGAATTTCATAACTTTGAGAACCTAGGCAACAAACGTCAAACATTGAGGGGGAAATTTGTTGGTTTGGCACCTGTTAATCGTTCTACAAAATTAATCAGCCATTTTGCCATTATTAACGCATCCCATATATCCTTCATACTATCGTTATCTGAGAAGCAAGTTAGCCAACGAAGCAGCGTGTCTTAAATATTTGACCCATCAATAttagaaaatagagaaaactTATTCAACAACAATTGTATTGCATTATggtaagtttattttattttgcaaaaGTACACCTTTGCCTTGCTAACCTTCCATGTCAGTATATCGCCATGTCTGCTGTAAGCAACTGACAGCTCCGCACGTAAACGGCCTTTCAGAATACGACTTGGACGGGATTGATATTCTCGAAATGACGTACGTCGCATTTCACATGTGCTTCTGCGCCACTGTGCGTAAACTACGCTCCTGAGAAGACGTAACTTATGTCACGAATACGGCCTACGGGGCTACAAACAAACAGCCTagcagctaactggctagcatGATACCGACCTGCAGCTAACGTGCACACTGACAACATGGAGTGTCCGATGCCATGAAAACGACCATAACACGAGTATTAAGAAGCTAAAGATGCAACACAGAATATGCGCAATAAAACCAAACCGCGCTAACTTAAAAGACAGAAATTGATCTTCTCGTGTGCCCGAACCGGTGCAAGGCCTGCGAAGGGACAGCTCATGCTCCGCTTGTCAAAGCGCACACTGACAGCGTGCAAAATACGCCACCGAGGCCAAATGTGAGCCTTTTATTGGACTCTCGGGACAGTATGCCTTCGTTTGATATACCAATGTCATCTGGAGAATAATCGAAAATGCGTTTTTTACCTTCTTCGGTCGGTTGTCAGCGCGCGCAGACCTTCCTCGCCCCAAATCCAGAACAAACAGTCCCGTTCGACGTCGATGACGTCAGACGCACGGGGGCAGGCCAAACGTTTGTCAGACGAATGTCACCTCTCCACgaccccctcccctccgccccgTGTAAGCTCATGCAATACTATGCAATGATTTCAACGATAAAATAGGTTTAGATAATACAAATGTTATCTCTAAACAAACAGCTGTCTAAATGCAccaaacaaattaaattaaaaaataaactcaCTAAACGCTCGTGTATCAGTTCATCACAAAAATGTGGCAAATGATGAATGTTTCTTATCGTCGTTATGGGTCATTTGCTTTTTAAGTCCTTCTTCCAAAATGAAGATCTATCAATCTCGAAAATTACGCGTTTTCCTTTCCAAAATGGCTTTAAATATATTTGTGATCTGTCGTTAGTGTCTGGGACCGAGGGAGTAGGTACGCCGCCTGGTGGTCAGTGGTGATACTGAAACCAAGGGAAGTGCAACCACGGAATTTGACTGTTGGGAGTTCAGCTGTTCAGCAAGATGCAAGTGTCATTTGCCCAAGGGTGAATGGGTAATAAGAGAAAATCAAGACGATTCTAGGTTATAAATATAATTGGCTGTAAAGTCTCTCTGGTTTATAAACCTTTGATGTAAGAAGCATATTAGGCCAATCCCATTGCCAGATGAAATGTAATTCGGATGTGCATTTGGGGAACTCAAATGAATTTGATTTGTTAGCCTCATTGTGAGTTTCTACATTTGTCATCCGATTCTCAAGTCTTGCACTCTGACCTTtcctttttgtcattatcttgatGAGAATCTCACAGACAGAATGACAAGTCTGTGGGTGGTCAATCCCGACGCCTTCTAAATCCGTTGAGCAATGCCAGTCTAATGGCAGGAGAgttgaaaatcaaaacaactgATAAGTCAAAATCTTCAATAGAAAATACTGAGTGAAACAGTCATTTATTCAACaagtttattttttacttagcagagcaaaacaaaactggCTTTCTGTTAAATGATAAAGATACCTATTCTACACACATATTCCTCTCAATGATCTTTCTCACCCCAGCTGAAGCGTAAAGCTCACCCTGTTCTAGATTTAACATGAGGTTGAGGGAAATCAGTCATTCATCACCACCACTATAGGTGACGGACAGAAAGGTACGGCATTGTGTAACTCtgtgaagagggaaaaaaagtagATATTTCTCACCACTTAACAATAATGTTGATATCATCTTAAACAATTCTAAACAAATGAATCTAAATAAAAAGAATTTGAACAAaaggcacaataaaaaaaagtctatgAACAAAAATTAAAGTATAGACGTTCAGGCTTATTAGAGTGTGAGAAACCTGGGGATTAGGGCATGTATGTATATTAAATGAATGTGGCTGGAAAGAGAATGAGTCGAGCGGGACTGTGGGAGGCGTTGACTGGTCCAGACAGATTTTAAAGGTCAAGAAGTCACACAGAAGGTAAAAAAAGTCATTCATCATCAttcttgtcttcctcctccaccactgttGCCTCTATTCCTtcatcctcctcgtcttccACCTCACCTTGTACTCCCTCTTCGCCAATCTCATCATCCACCACatattcctcctcttctccaacctcaaaaccttcctcctcctcctcctcctcctgcctcgcctctgccgccgccgcctcctcctcctcctgcacctcctgcaccccctgctcctcctccggctcctcctcctgctcctcctctgcctccattccttgctcctcctccatcttttcctcctCGGTCCCTTCGCCCTCAACCGCCTCTTGGGCCGTCACTCCCTCTGGCTCCGGCTCATCCTTGGTAGGCTCCACCTCTGTCTGGTTGTCATTGGTTAACTCCATCTCTGACACGTCCATCACCATGGAGTCCTCGGGATCTTGGTCGTCTTGGCTACCAGTAAAGGGGTTCTCGCCCTGCCAAAGGAAGAGGAAATAGTACACGGTTTGTTCTGTGCGTGTCTGCATTCTAGTCAAGTTAGATTTAACTCTGGGAGTAGTGTACTTCTCAGTGTACTGGTACTACAACTTATACCTCTGCTCCCTACGTACCTACATTTTCAGGAACAGTACCGCTATCACAGTACATGACATATTGTCCATCTTCAAATTTTAGAAAAGGTTATCACACTCAACCATAccaaaaacatgacaaatgtAAATCAAATTATTAGCAAAACAGTTTTAGCCAATATTTAACCAGAAAACTATAGACCAGACATCTTAGGTAGTCTGTGATCTGTAGTGACAAACATATTGTCAGACAAATCGTCAAAGGTGACCTAAGGTGCAACACTATGGTTTTTAATACCTTTGTTCAGTTTTGGTTTTGAATGTCATCATTTCAGTTTACAATTCAAACCATGATACCGGGTACTGTGCCATCACTACTCCAGGATCTCTTGAATTTGACTGCTTGGATAGCACACAGTTCATTTCCACGCACAAATGCTCATCTTTCAGTTAGCTGATCCAAAGAAACAAGCAATGGAAGATCTTCTTTAACTGATTAAACATGTTGCATGTTGTATTCAGTACTTGTTgaaatttgtcaaataaattatGAAAGAAAGTCATGCCACACGTGACTTTAGATAATGCTGTGCTCCATTCTGAAGGCCAATGAGGTTTTGGTGCTGGCATTTGAGAGTATGAAGTTACACtggcaaaatactgtatgtcccaCAGGGAAACGCCTCTGGTAGTTTCAGTTCCCCCTATTCAACAGTAGTACTATAAATTGGCTTTTAATAGGAAACTAACCTAACCCCAAAGCAACAATTATTAGCATTATAGTATTAAACAGTTTTAAGggatttatcattattttaagttatgttgtttaaccttttttttggttgcatattttcagaaaaaaatacaattttcatGTCATGAAACTAGTGAGAGATGTACACCAGTTTCACCAATACTGTGGTTAAAAAAAGCCCAAAGAAACACTACTGCCAATTTCTATTGCTGTGACTATCAACTTTTCCAAAGGACCGCATgaatgcactgcagcacagTACTGTTGTCAGGTGTTAATACGCATCATTGAAACTGCACAAAAAAAAGCCAAACAGCATATTTGTGCCGGAAGAAGGAGGTCAATTTGAACAAGATTTAAAAACAGAACATTGAATCTTCTatgttcaagaaaaaaaaatgtgttactaCTACGTTTTAGCACCAATAATAGATTGTAAGTGCATTTTAGAGACAGAACTAATCACACCATGGATATACGTTACCAGCCCATGACCGTTACAATGTACAGACACTTTGAAATCTGTGCAGCACAGTATATACTGAAAGGTGGGTGCATGCCGCTGTGTATTTACCTTGAGGTAGCTCTCCAGCTTCTTGCCAATGAGTTTGTGGTTAAGGATGCTACGAGCGACCGACAGGCTGGCCCTCTTGGACTGTTCCATCATACCCTTGGATAACAGAAGGACAGACAAAAGTCATACACAGGACAGAGGGCAAAACAACCTCAACAAGAACAACACAACCTAGATGAGATTCAGAGCCTTTGGCTTTAGATACTGTCAACTGAATGACCCCAATTCTTTACTCCAGCATGAGGGCTGATGTCCCGTACCTTGCGGTTGTAGTTGTGGTCAGAAGACTTAATGTGTTTCTGAATCAGGTGGTGTTGCATGGGAATGAAGAGGTCACATGCTGCGCAGTGGGCCGCCTCCACTTTCCTCATGAAGTGTTCCATACCGAGCTCTACAGGAGAGTGGAAGAAAGATGAGAATATTTTCAATAAGAAACACTtgcctgttttctctctctcgctctctcacagatacacacagctgctgctttTACCTCTGGTGAGGTCCTGTTCCTTGTACACCTGGCAGATGGAAGCACTGTGGTTTTCCAGCTGAGTAATCCTCTGCTCAGTCTTCTTACACTTGTTCATTAAGTACTCctagaaaacacaaacatacaatcTTCAAATTTGTGGCGTTTCTGTGTAGTAGTTTGTGCATCATGTAAAAATGTGCATATACATTAGTCTCTCTCAGCCCTAGTGTATGCTCAGGAATTTAAGCAAAAAAGAAACATCTCTCATGACAGAAACTTTGTCTGGCCAAATTAACATCCGCTTTTACATAAAATAACCATGGACAGTAGGGAAAAAAGCTCCTTTTGTACATGTGTTGTATTGCAGGTTTGAGCAGCTCAAGGCTTCTTTTCAATCTTTGAAATAAAATGGATTATCTATTATTCTGTTCTAGCAGGGCTTAACTTTACCAGCCACTTGACACAGCCAGCACCAAATGGAAGTCGTGTTAGATGCATATGTGGGAGAAGAGGGATAGCTTATAGGACACTCAGTTAAGTTacattgtttttaattgtttttattttgcagctCTGGAATCCAAACGATGGAAATCCGTCAGTAACAGAAACTTAAATCCCTGTGAGTGCATCTGTCAAGTCTATGTGCGTTTAAGTCTCACCTGTAGGAAGTCTGTGGTGGGCTTGGACAGCTGGCTGGACAGGAACTTGAAGTGGTCCTTGTGGAAGCGACTCTCAAGATGAAGGGCCATGTCTTCCTTGTAGAACGAGCGGAACTTACACACAGAGCACGCAAACATCACCCTGCAAAATAGGAACATTTCATCATTGCCTCATTCATGAATTAACACCATCAGACAGGGGGTGGACAGAATGGCGGACAAacaggaaagggaaaaaagggggCAAATGAAAAAGGCGGAACTAGAGAGAAGGATAGGTGAAAAGAAAGGCCAATAATTGATCTCTCCAGGAagaggaaagatgagaaagggaaatgaggcaagagagagatgaagtagGGTGATGTAGCATGTAATCCTGACCCCCGGGTCTTTAGTTTGCCTCCTCACCTTTCCAGGAagcccctcctctttctcagtTTGGGGTGCTTGTCCTGGGCTTGGACTGGGCTCGGTTTGCCCTGTTGCTTCTTCTTCGCCTGAGAGTTGTCCTCCTGTATGGGTGGAGCTAAGGTGGAAAAGAAGAGTAGAAGATGGGTATGCCAAGAGATCGCATAAGGAGTGTAGTTGATGTAGACAGCAAGAGCATAGCACAAGTCAGGGAGACAATTAGAATGAGGAGCAACAGCAGGTGAAGCTTACCTTTCTCCCCATCTGGTTCAGGTTTCGTCTCCTGTGGAGAAGAGAAAA from the Centroberyx gerrardi isolate f3 chromosome 3, fCenGer3.hap1.cur.20231027, whole genome shotgun sequence genome contains:
- the akap8l gene encoding A-kinase anchor protein 8-like isoform X1; the protein is MDGRGYGSGYSSWGGGGSGNRGSGSFDLYGGGYKDSMSGLGGYGGGQMKRGLSGGSLLSSTGTNADAVIAKINQRLDMLTQLEGGMKGSRGDRFDQYESFDSRPSSLTSSRDLYRSGGGGSYGYGDGRGDNMLLGQRGGSGFGGGIGLGGGGGFDSHSSSYGVAKMRQNMRESFTSGQGGGSGGGGWAGTGRRSPRRGGSAGGRGAGGGFGSRRSDPTPLGGGGRGGGSGGHSHRGHSPGGGRGKLPSLLSNRMYPESGGFHQGSTQGPHDFPGRHFGGGPRAGRQRGRKRPLNKQVKPQRDGQKKRKQTLTAADEPESKMNKKEIAGTESVQEPAEKNGDGNEPKTAATETKPEPDGEKAPPIQEDNSQAKKKQQGKPSPVQAQDKHPKLRKRRGFLERVMFACSVCKFRSFYKEDMALHLESRFHKDHFKFLSSQLSKPTTDFLQEYLMNKCKKTEQRITQLENHSASICQVYKEQDLTRELGMEHFMRKVEAAHCAACDLFIPMQHHLIQKHIKSSDHNYNRKGMMEQSKRASLSVARSILNHKLIGKKLESYLKGENPFTGSQDDQDPEDSMVMDVSEMELTNDNQTEVEPTKDEPEPEGVTAQEAVEGEGTEEEKMEEEQGMEAEEEQEEEPEEEQGVQEVQEEEEAAAAEARQEEEEEEEGFEVGEEEEYVVDDEIGEEGVQGEVEDEEDEGIEATVVEEEDKNDDE
- the akap8l gene encoding A-kinase anchor protein 8-like isoform X3, yielding MDGRGYGSGYSSWGGGGSGNRGSGSFDLYGGGYKDSMSGLGGYGGGQMKRGLSGGSLLSSTGTNADAVIAKINQRLDMLTQLEGGMKGSRGDRFDQYESFDSRPSSLTSSRDLYRSGGGGSYGYGDGRGDNMLLGQRGGSGFGGGIGLGGGGGFDSHSSSYGVAKMRQNMRESFTSGQGGGSGGGGWAGTGRRSPRRGGSAGGRGAGGGFGSRRSDPTPLGGGGRGGGSGGHSHRGHSPGGGRGKLPSLLSNRMYPESGGFHQGSTQGPHDFPGRHFGGGPRAGRQRGRKRPLNKQVKPQRDGQKKRKQTLTAADEPESKMNKKEIAGTESVQEPAEKNGDGNEPKTAATTKPEPDGEKAPPIQEDNSQAKKKQQGKPSPVQAQDKHPKLRKRRGFLERVMFACSVCKFRSFYKEDMALHLESRFHKDHFKFLSSQLSKPTTDFLQEYLMNKCKKTEQRITQLENHSASICQVYKEQDLTRELGMEHFMRKVEAAHCAACDLFIPMQHHLIQKHIKSSDHNYNRKGMMEQSKRASLSVARSILNHKLIGKKLESYLKGENPFTGSQDDQDPEDSMVMDVSEMELTNDNQTEVEPTKDEPEPEGVTAQEAVEGEGTEEEKMEEEQGMEAEEEQEEEPEEEQGVQEVQEEEEAAAAEARQEEEEEEEGFEVGEEEEYVVDDEIGEEGVQGEVEDEEDEGIEATVVEEEDKNDDE
- the akap8l gene encoding A-kinase anchor protein 8-like isoform X2 → MDGRGYGSGYSSWGGGGSGNRGSGSFDLYGGGYKDSMSGLGGYGGGQMKRGLSGGSLLSSTGTNADAVIAKINQRLDMLTQLEGGMKGSRGDRFDQYESFDSRPSSLTSSRDLYRSGGGGSYGYGDGRGDNMLLGQRGGSGFGGGIGLGGGGGFDSHSSSYGVAKMRQNMRESFTSGQGGGSGGGGWAGTGRRSPRRGGSAGGRGAGGGFGSRRSDPTPLGGGGRGGGSGGHSHRGHSPGGGRGKLPSLLSNRMYPESGGFHQGSTQGPHDFPGRHFGGGPRAGRQRGRKRPLNKVKPQRDGQKKRKQTLTAADEPESKMNKKEIAGTESVQEPAEKNGDGNEPKTAATETKPEPDGEKAPPIQEDNSQAKKKQQGKPSPVQAQDKHPKLRKRRGFLERVMFACSVCKFRSFYKEDMALHLESRFHKDHFKFLSSQLSKPTTDFLQEYLMNKCKKTEQRITQLENHSASICQVYKEQDLTRELGMEHFMRKVEAAHCAACDLFIPMQHHLIQKHIKSSDHNYNRKGMMEQSKRASLSVARSILNHKLIGKKLESYLKGENPFTGSQDDQDPEDSMVMDVSEMELTNDNQTEVEPTKDEPEPEGVTAQEAVEGEGTEEEKMEEEQGMEAEEEQEEEPEEEQGVQEVQEEEEAAAAEARQEEEEEEEGFEVGEEEEYVVDDEIGEEGVQGEVEDEEDEGIEATVVEEEDKNDDE
- the akap8l gene encoding A-kinase anchor protein 8-like isoform X4, with protein sequence MDGRGYGSGYSSWGGGGSGNRGSGSFDLYGGGYKDSMSGLGGYGGGQMKRGLSGGSLLSSTGTNADAVIAKINQRLDMLTQLEGGMKGSRGDRFDQYESFDSRPSSLTSSRDLYRSGGGGSYGYGDGRGDNMLLGQRGGSGFGGGIGLGGGGGFDSHSSSYGVAKMRQNMRESFTSGQGGGSGGGGWAGTGRRSPRRGGSAGGRGAGGGFGSRRSDPTPLGGGGRGGGSGGHSHRGHSPGGGRGKLPSLLSNRMYPESGGFHQGSTQGPHDFPGRHFGGGPRAGRQRGRKRPLNKQVKPQRDGQKKRKQTLTAADEPESKMNKKEIAGTESVQEPAEKNGDGNEPKTAATETKPEPDGEKAPPIQEDNSQAKKKQQGKPSPVQAQDKHPKLRKRRGFLERVMFACSVCKFRSFYKEDMALHLESRFHKDHFKFLSSQLSKPTTDFLQEYLMNKCKKTEQRITQLENHSASICQVYKEQDLTRELGMEHFMRKVEAAHCAACDLFIPMQHHLIQKHIKSSDHNYNRKGMMEQSKRASLSVARSILNHKLIGKKLESYLKGENPFTGSQDDQDPEDSMVMDVSEMELTNDNQTEVEPTKDEPEPEGVTAQEAVEGEGTEEEKMEEEQGMEAEEEQEEEPEEEQGVQEEEEEEEGFEVGEEEEYVVDDEIGEEGVQGEVEDEEDEGIEATVVEEEDKNDDE